GCGGGGTGCGGGCCGCCGAAGTAGCGCTCGACGTTCTGCCGGGCGATCTCGGCGAAGTCCTCGCGGCGCTCGTAGGAGTGCAGCATGCCCTGGTCGCCGATGGCGCGCAGCAGGAAGCTGCTGAGCGAGCCGGAGCCGACACCGGCCTCCACGACGCGGGCGCCGGGGAAGATGTCGGCGAAGGCGAGGATCTGCCCCGCGTCCTTCGGGTAGACGACGGCTGCCCCGCGGGGCATGGACAGGACGTAGTCGGGGAGCAGGGGGCGCAGCGCGAGGTAGGCCACGTTGCCGGTGGTCCGGACAACGCTGCCCTCGGGAGCGCCGATCAGTTCGTCGTGCGGGAAGGAACCCTTGTGGGTGTGGAAGTTCTTTCCGGCTTCGAGCGTGAACGTGTAGTGGCGGCCCTTGGGGTCGGTCAGCTGTACCTGGTCCCCGACCTTGAAGGGCCCGCGCCTGCGGGCGGCACCGGTCGGTTCGGACATGTGACCAGCCTACCGGGTTCCCGCGGGGGGCTTGACCGTCGTCCGGGCGGGGCTACGGGGCCGGCCTGGCCATCGCCCTGACGAAGGCCCGCTCGACGTCGGCCGCCGACAGGACGCCGTAGATCTCGCCGGTCTCCTCGACCACCAGGTATTCGGTGGCGGGGGTGGCCCGCAGCACGTCCAGGAGGTCCTCCCCGGCCAGTTCGGCGGAGACCCGCATGCCGTCGGTCAGCTCCTGGGCGAGGCCGCTGACGGCCACCCAGGGGCGGCGGTGTTCGGGTACGCCGACGATGGCGGCCTCGCGGACGAGGGAGACCGGGGTGCCGTCGGCGTCGACGACGACCAGGGCGCGGGCGCCGGCGGCGTTGGCGCGGCGCAGCGCCTCGGAGAGCGGGGTGTCGCTCTCGACCGGCACGGCCCGCCGGGTGAGGGTGCGGGCACGCAGTTCGGGGAGGTGTTCGCGCAGCCGGGCCATGCGCAGGCTGTTGCCGGCGCCGGTCCAGATGATCGCGGCGAGGATGGCGGCGAGCAGGGCGTCGGTGACGGTGTCCATGCCGCCGGCGTCCTCGCCGCCGTCGCCGAGGACGCCGGAGGAGTTCAGCAGCGGCAGGCCGATCAGGACGGAGACGGCGAGGGCGCGGCCCACCCAGGCGGCGGCGACGGTGCCGCTCATCGGCTTGCCGGTGATCTTCCAGACGACGGCGCGGAGCATGCGGCCGCCGTCCAGGGGCAGGCCCGGGAGGAAGTTGAAGATCGCCACGATGAGGTTGGAGATCATCAGGCCGGCCAGCAGGACGCCGGGTACGGTGCCGGGTTCGACCGGTTTCATGGCGAGGTAGAACAGGCCGGCCAGCACCAGGGAGAGCAGCGGGCCGACGAAGGCGAGCACGAACTCCCGGCCCGGGGTCTCGGCTTCCTTCTCGATCTCCGAGACGCCGCCGAAGAACTGGAGCTGGATGCGGCGCACCGGGAGCTTGAAGCGGATCGCGGCGACCGTGTGGGCCAGCTCGTGGACCAGGACGGAGGCGTAGAAGGCGACCGCGAAGAAGAGGGAGACCAGGTAGCGGGCGGCGCCCAGCTCGGGCAGCACGCGGTCGAGTTGTCCGCCGAAGACCCAGGTGATCAGGGCGGCGACGAGGAACCAGCTCGGCGCGACGTAGACGGGCACGCCGAAGGGGCGGCCCATGAGGATGCCGCCGCCGGGACCGGGTTCCTTGGACCGCGGCCCGGGCGGCCGCCCCTTGGCCATGCCGGAGTGCGCGAAGGAGTGGTGCTGACCGGGGGTGGGAGTCGGGGTGGCGGCGCGCTGGTCCGGCTCGG
This sequence is a window from Streptomyces rubradiris. Protein-coding genes within it:
- a CDS encoding tRNA (adenine-N1)-methyltransferase yields the protein MSEPTGAARRRGPFKVGDQVQLTDPKGRHYTFTLEAGKNFHTHKGSFPHDELIGAPEGSVVRTTGNVAYLALRPLLPDYVLSMPRGAAVVYPKDAGQILAFADIFPGARVVEAGVGSGSLSSFLLRAIGDQGMLHSYERREDFAEIARQNVERYFGGPHPAWQLTVGDLQDNLSDTDVDRVILDMLAPWECLEAVSKALVPGGILCCYVATTTQLARTVESIREIGCFNEPTAWETMIRNWHIEGLAVRPDHRMIGHTGFLLTARRLADGVEPPMRRRRPAKGAYGEDYAGPNADGGTGR
- a CDS encoding site-2 protease family protein, translating into MDVSGGSGQPRSGDDRPAEDAADPTAPATGPTDKRGPGPRENPPEENSAPTPSPNAEPTGDAPSGGGRHVTEAPAGGPSGGGQPTTDGPAENLSGGERPVSDGPAHAPSGAERPATHGTDTPDSRSTAHSTPPAAPAPAEPDQRAATPTPTPGQHHSFAHSGMAKGRPPGPRSKEPGPGGGILMGRPFGVPVYVAPSWFLVAALITWVFGGQLDRVLPELGAARYLVSLFFAVAFYASVLVHELAHTVAAIRFKLPVRRIQLQFFGGVSEIEKEAETPGREFVLAFVGPLLSLVLAGLFYLAMKPVEPGTVPGVLLAGLMISNLIVAIFNFLPGLPLDGGRMLRAVVWKITGKPMSGTVAAAWVGRALAVSVLIGLPLLNSSGVLGDGGEDAGGMDTVTDALLAAILAAIIWTGAGNSLRMARLREHLPELRARTLTRRAVPVESDTPLSEALRRANAAGARALVVVDADGTPVSLVREAAIVGVPEHRRPWVAVSGLAQELTDGMRVSAELAGEDLLDVLRATPATEYLVVEETGEIYGVLSAADVERAFVRAMARPAP